In the genome of Paenibacillus pabuli, one region contains:
- a CDS encoding DUF1450 domain-containing protein, with the protein MANDIRVCEKCNHIKLKSIVAKLEKMAPDTEIKIGCKSYCGPCAKRAFVFINGRYISAPSEEEVLAKVAKFVK; encoded by the coding sequence ATGGCTAACGATATCCGCGTATGCGAAAAATGTAATCATATCAAACTGAAATCGATTGTAGCCAAGTTGGAGAAAATGGCTCCGGATACGGAGATCAAAATTGGATGCAAATCGTATTGCGGTCCTTGCGCGAAGCGTGCTTTTGTCTTCATCAATGGTCGGTACATCAGTGCTCCGTCAGAAGAAGAAGTGCTTGCAAAAGTAGCGAAATTCGTGAAGTAG
- the racE gene encoding glutamate racemase, which translates to MQQAIAILDSGVGGLTVAKEVMRQLPREKIIYFGDTARTPYGPRSSEQVKQFTEQIVDFLIQFNPKVIVIACNTATAAALDYIRAKVNVPVIGVIHPGARAAITATRTGRIGVIGTVGTIGSGAYTSALKQLSPYIDVVSQACPALVPLVEQGEFRSEQTTSTVEQSLGQIKQQPIDCLILGCTHYPFLMDTIQEVMGQEVKLISSADETAREISTILYDKRKLASGDETPVHQFFCTGDPRMFQNITRQWLGEQISKTPVVWQVTKLS; encoded by the coding sequence GTGCAGCAAGCAATCGCTATATTAGACTCCGGTGTAGGGGGACTGACAGTTGCCAAGGAAGTGATGCGTCAGCTCCCGCGGGAAAAGATCATCTATTTTGGAGATACTGCCCGAACACCGTACGGACCCCGTTCGTCCGAACAAGTTAAACAATTCACGGAACAAATCGTTGATTTCTTGATCCAGTTCAATCCGAAGGTTATCGTTATCGCCTGTAATACGGCTACGGCAGCAGCTCTCGACTATATCCGAGCCAAGGTGAATGTGCCTGTCATTGGTGTCATTCATCCGGGAGCACGGGCAGCCATCACAGCTACACGTACAGGGCGCATCGGTGTCATTGGCACCGTGGGAACCATTGGTAGTGGTGCGTATACGTCTGCACTTAAACAGTTATCCCCTTATATTGATGTGGTGAGTCAGGCTTGTCCGGCACTTGTGCCGCTGGTGGAGCAAGGCGAATTCCGTTCCGAGCAAACGACAAGTACGGTGGAGCAATCTTTAGGCCAGATTAAACAACAGCCGATAGATTGTCTTATTCTGGGTTGTACGCACTATCCTTTTCTCATGGATACCATTCAGGAGGTTATGGGGCAGGAAGTGAAGCTGATTAGTTCGGCAGATGAAACGGCGAGGGAAATTAGTACGATTTTGTATGATAAACGAAAACTGGCCAGTGGGGATGAGACGCCGGTACATCAGTTTTTTTGCACAGGAGACCCACGCATGTTCCAGAATATCACTCGCCAATGGTTGGGAGAGCAGATCTCCAAAACGCCAGTTGTGTGGCAGGTTACGAAATTATCATAA
- a CDS encoding sn-glycerol-1-phosphate dehydrogenase — protein sequence MDMNERIATWNEEAQNCTCGHDHRLVQMQVELEHGAIQRIPGYLSEQGYRHVTVVYDRFTGPAAGHEVVRNLREAGVHVDEICMPENKAGDVIADEGGIVQVLLGVKQESQAVIAAGSGTIHDLVRFVCSKMNKPFLSVPTAASVDGFTSAGAPLVVSGVKQTFQAVAPEAIFADIDILEQAPQEMNAAGFGDMLGKYTSLADWVVSRDLGGEPFCPAAYRMTEEALMTCVEHVQGIAEGRADGVTVLMDALIASGISMLIIDHSRPASGGEHHLSHRWEMDLMEAGHKPVLHGAKVGVACALLTVKYKNLAQQSDEPVFRVYNNLPDASQLTAWLEQVGGPTTTEQLGVSMEMVEHAFATAHLLRDRYTGLKYINEILNVGTK from the coding sequence ATGGATATGAACGAACGAATTGCCACATGGAATGAAGAAGCGCAAAATTGTACTTGCGGGCATGATCATCGGTTGGTGCAAATGCAGGTCGAACTGGAACATGGAGCTATTCAGCGGATACCTGGCTATTTGTCCGAGCAAGGGTACAGACATGTAACAGTGGTATATGATCGATTTACGGGTCCGGCAGCAGGACACGAGGTGGTAAGGAACCTTCGAGAAGCAGGTGTTCATGTGGATGAGATATGCATGCCAGAGAACAAAGCAGGCGACGTGATCGCCGATGAGGGCGGGATTGTACAGGTGCTGCTGGGTGTGAAACAGGAAAGTCAGGCGGTCATTGCTGCGGGTTCAGGAACCATTCATGATCTGGTGCGATTTGTTTGCTCCAAAATGAACAAGCCCTTTCTGTCAGTGCCTACGGCAGCTTCCGTTGACGGATTTACTTCGGCAGGTGCGCCTCTTGTTGTAAGCGGCGTCAAACAAACTTTCCAGGCGGTAGCACCTGAAGCTATTTTCGCGGATATCGATATTCTGGAGCAAGCCCCCCAAGAGATGAATGCCGCCGGATTCGGAGATATGCTTGGTAAATATACATCACTGGCGGACTGGGTGGTTTCCAGGGATCTGGGCGGGGAACCGTTCTGTCCAGCAGCTTATCGCATGACGGAAGAAGCGCTGATGACCTGTGTGGAGCATGTACAAGGTATCGCCGAAGGAAGGGCCGACGGTGTGACTGTATTGATGGATGCGCTGATTGCTTCCGGTATTTCCATGCTGATCATTGATCATTCCCGTCCTGCATCGGGTGGAGAACATCATCTTTCCCATCGGTGGGAGATGGATCTGATGGAGGCGGGGCACAAGCCTGTATTGCATGGTGCCAAGGTGGGAGTAGCCTGTGCGCTGCTGACCGTTAAATACAAGAATCTTGCACAACAATCCGACGAGCCGGTTTTCCGTGTGTACAATAATCTGCCGGATGCATCTCAGCTTACAGCTTGGCTTGAGCAAGTCGGTGGCCCGACAACAACAGAACAATTGGGTGTATCCATGGAGATGGTGGAACATGCTTTTGCCACAGCTCATTTGCTTCGGGATCGGTATACTGGATTGAAATATATCAACGAAATTCTTAACGTGGGAACAAAATAA
- a CDS encoding aldo/keto reductase, which translates to MTKHITDCTILNNGVTMPWLGFGTYRAKGKEVQQAVETALEVGYRSIDTASVYGNEEEVGQAIASSGIARNELFVTTKLWNEDQGFDSTLRGFEASQKALGLNVIDLYLIHWPGRDQYKETWRAFERLYSEGSVRAIGVSNFEVHHLRDIIDEGGTVPAVNQVELHPGLIQQELQDFCGEQGIQLEAWSPIMRGKLNKESTLKSLAQKYGKTPAQVILRWDIQNQIVTIPKSVTPERIRENADIFDFELTPDELKLIDALDSDKRTGPHPDQLFWD; encoded by the coding sequence ATGACAAAACATATTACCGATTGTACGATTCTGAACAACGGCGTGACGATGCCATGGCTGGGATTTGGGACTTATCGGGCGAAAGGCAAGGAAGTTCAGCAAGCGGTGGAAACTGCATTGGAAGTCGGATATCGAAGTATTGATACAGCGTCCGTATATGGAAACGAAGAGGAAGTAGGACAAGCTATTGCAAGCAGCGGTATTGCCCGTAATGAGTTGTTTGTGACAACCAAGCTGTGGAATGAGGATCAGGGGTTTGATTCGACCTTGAGAGGATTTGAGGCCAGTCAGAAGGCGCTTGGATTGAATGTCATTGATCTATACTTAATTCACTGGCCTGGCAGAGACCAGTATAAAGAGACGTGGAGAGCATTCGAACGTCTATATAGCGAAGGAAGCGTACGTGCCATTGGTGTAAGCAATTTCGAAGTGCACCATCTGCGCGATATCATAGATGAAGGTGGAACGGTGCCTGCGGTGAATCAGGTGGAACTGCATCCGGGTCTGATCCAACAGGAGCTGCAGGATTTCTGCGGGGAGCAGGGCATTCAACTGGAGGCGTGGAGCCCTATTATGAGAGGTAAACTGAACAAGGAATCGACATTGAAAAGTCTTGCCCAGAAATACGGGAAAACACCGGCACAGGTTATTCTGCGCTGGGATATCCAGAACCAGATCGTGACGATTCCGAAGTCGGTTACCCCGGAGCGGATTCGCGAAAATGCGGACATCTTTGATTTTGAATTGACTCCTGATGAGCTGAAACTGATCGATGCGCTGGATTCGGATAAACGGACGGGACCACATCCGGATCAGCTGTTTTGGGATTGA
- a CDS encoding YtxH domain-containing protein, with product MKDSNKSLLWGALIGSVVGSVTALLLAPKSGRELRQDISEGARQVSEKGQELASKVGEQSAQIVSKVKETADVVIQDIQSWRNCAEGKEVRVSAVIANSDSSIDADAANEAGVEVIAKLPADDSKDNI from the coding sequence GTGAAGGATTCTAACAAAAGTTTGTTGTGGGGAGCATTAATCGGCTCGGTTGTAGGTTCAGTGACAGCTTTGCTGCTGGCACCAAAATCCGGACGCGAACTTCGTCAAGATATTTCGGAAGGTGCACGTCAGGTAAGTGAGAAGGGTCAGGAACTGGCTAGCAAGGTTGGCGAACAAAGCGCACAGATTGTATCCAAAGTAAAAGAGACGGCAGATGTCGTTATCCAGGATATTCAATCCTGGCGCAATTGCGCTGAAGGTAAAGAAGTACGCGTATCCGCAGTCATTGCTAATTCCGATTCTTCCATCGATGCAGATGCAGCAAATGAGGCAGGCGTTGAAGTCATCGCGAAGCTTCCTGCTGACGACTCCAAAGATAACATTTAA
- a CDS encoding DUF86 domain-containing protein yields the protein MYYVNREQIARRLAAVPEVAEGLRLASQAWDGSLVLGLVQERCLHLAIEIVTDVGSYLIDGFIMRDASSYDDIIQINHEEKVFDHATYEVLSRLVSLRKPLVQDYYSWERSELHPLSSDLPGVLERFSHQVHTYVEKELGPFQTAQAEGQSKE from the coding sequence TTGTATTACGTAAACAGGGAACAGATTGCACGCCGGCTTGCTGCCGTTCCGGAGGTGGCCGAAGGTCTTCGCCTCGCGTCACAAGCTTGGGATGGCAGTCTTGTGCTGGGTCTGGTACAGGAACGCTGTCTTCATCTGGCGATTGAAATTGTTACAGATGTGGGGAGTTATCTCATTGACGGCTTTATCATGCGTGATGCAAGCAGTTATGACGATATTATTCAGATTAACCACGAAGAGAAGGTTTTTGATCATGCAACCTATGAGGTGCTTAGTCGCCTCGTATCGTTGCGCAAGCCGCTCGTTCAGGACTATTACAGCTGGGAGCGGTCTGAACTGCATCCGCTGAGCAGTGACTTGCCAGGCGTGCTTGAACGTTTTTCCCATCAGGTCCATACCTATGTGGAAAAAGAACTCGGACCTTTCCAGACCGCACAGGCCGAGGGACAGAGCAAGGAATGA
- a CDS encoding Dabb family protein, which translates to MIKHIVLFKMKDRSSESIEAAASVLRNLQGKIDVLISLEVGIDVLRSDRSFDISLTAEFASLEDLQAYQVHPLHQEVIKYMNEVREQSIAVDYEI; encoded by the coding sequence ATGATTAAACATATTGTTCTGTTTAAAATGAAAGATCGTTCTTCTGAAAGCATTGAAGCAGCTGCGAGTGTTCTTCGTAATCTGCAAGGAAAAATTGATGTTCTGATCTCGCTTGAAGTTGGTATTGACGTGCTTCGGTCGGACAGATCTTTTGACATCTCACTTACTGCCGAATTTGCATCACTGGAAGATCTTCAGGCATATCAGGTGCATCCGCTGCATCAGGAAGTCATCAAGTATATGAACGAGGTCAGAGAGCAGTCGATCGCAGTGGACTACGAAATCTAA
- a CDS encoding DsbA family oxidoreductase, which yields MNIEIWSDFMCPFCYIGKRRLENVLATFPHRDEVKLQFKSFELDPNAELNSGKTNAEYLAAKYNMSVEQARGMNAQMNANARTAGLEYNIDEMIPTNSFSAHRLTHWAETQGKMLELSERLFQAIFMEGKHVGNTDVLIELAEDVGLDRNAAAEVLSSNQFADQVRADQAEGEQLGIRGVPFFVFDRKLAVSGAQPDEVFLDAIQKAWDERSPFTMVESSTTDADGSGVCTEDGCEVPQPDQSK from the coding sequence ATGAATATTGAAATATGGTCCGACTTTATGTGTCCTTTCTGTTATATTGGCAAACGTCGTCTTGAGAATGTACTGGCAACATTCCCACACCGCGATGAAGTAAAATTGCAGTTCAAAAGTTTTGAACTCGATCCAAATGCTGAATTGAACAGCGGCAAAACCAATGCAGAATATCTGGCTGCCAAATACAATATGAGTGTGGAACAGGCACGCGGCATGAATGCCCAGATGAATGCCAATGCTCGTACAGCTGGACTGGAATACAATATTGATGAGATGATTCCTACCAACTCCTTCTCCGCTCACCGTCTGACCCATTGGGCAGAAACTCAAGGCAAAATGCTTGAGCTGAGCGAACGGCTATTTCAAGCGATTTTCATGGAAGGCAAACATGTCGGCAATACCGATGTACTGATCGAGTTGGCTGAAGATGTGGGTCTGGATCGCAATGCAGCAGCAGAAGTGTTGTCCAGCAATCAATTTGCAGACCAAGTGCGTGCCGACCAGGCCGAAGGCGAACAGTTAGGCATCCGGGGTGTACCGTTCTTCGTATTTGATCGCAAGTTGGCTGTATCTGGCGCTCAGCCGGATGAGGTGTTCCTTGACGCTATCCAGAAAGCATGGGACGAGCGCTCCCCTTTCACCATGGTAGAGTCCAGCACCACTGACGCAGATGGCAGTGGAGTATGTACAGAAGACGGCTGCGAGGTTCCGCAACCGGATCAATCCAAATAA
- a CDS encoding M14 family metallopeptidase → MELQWIIVHQGDTMSRIAAANHMTKELLAALNPEAATQPYLLTGQMLRILPGTGRRYAVQPGENVAVIALRFGLNEEELREANPEIANIPDWCGRCIHIPGSNGKTIVKLQGEYGYREMNRDIGLLEKKYPFIETGSIGSSVMGKALPYLRLGQGPRHIHVNASVHANEWLTTAVLMRFIEEYARAYSTNTSWHQFQTERWMQETTLWAVPMVNPDGVELVQEGVVNNHPHAEKLLEWNAGRSHFTHWKSNINGVDLNDQFPAYWEEEAARRGITSPGPRDYAGTSALSEPEALALAQWTEQRQFDVVVSLHSQGQEIYWNYRDLEPKESAPLSRRLARASGYKAVKLGGSDAGYKDWFIQNFRKPGFTVEVGLGVNPLPMDQFDDICVEVGMLLAELLSGGER, encoded by the coding sequence ATGGAGCTGCAATGGATTATTGTTCATCAGGGAGATACCATGTCACGTATTGCGGCAGCAAACCATATGACAAAAGAGCTACTGGCCGCTCTTAACCCGGAAGCAGCGACTCAGCCTTATTTGCTGACAGGACAGATGCTTCGGATTTTGCCGGGAACGGGACGCAGGTACGCTGTGCAACCTGGGGAGAACGTGGCTGTAATTGCATTGCGTTTTGGATTGAATGAAGAAGAATTGCGTGAGGCCAATCCGGAAATAGCGAACATTCCGGACTGGTGCGGGCGATGCATTCATATTCCGGGTTCAAATGGAAAAACTATCGTCAAGCTGCAAGGAGAGTATGGTTACCGTGAAATGAATCGTGATATCGGTTTGCTTGAAAAGAAGTATCCATTTATCGAGACGGGCTCGATTGGCAGCAGTGTCATGGGCAAGGCTTTGCCTTATCTGCGTTTGGGTCAAGGACCCAGACATATTCATGTCAACGCATCTGTTCATGCGAATGAGTGGCTGACAACGGCGGTTCTGATGCGTTTCATTGAAGAATATGCGAGGGCCTACAGTACCAATACATCATGGCATCAATTCCAGACGGAACGCTGGATGCAGGAAACTACGCTATGGGCTGTGCCCATGGTCAATCCGGATGGAGTTGAATTGGTACAAGAGGGTGTGGTCAATAATCATCCCCATGCAGAAAAACTGTTGGAATGGAATGCCGGACGCTCCCATTTTACACACTGGAAGTCCAATATCAATGGCGTAGACCTTAATGACCAATTCCCGGCTTATTGGGAGGAAGAGGCGGCTAGAAGAGGGATAACGTCTCCTGGACCAAGAGATTACGCAGGAACCTCTGCCTTATCAGAGCCGGAGGCATTGGCACTTGCACAGTGGACAGAGCAGCGTCAGTTCGATGTTGTCGTCTCTCTGCACAGCCAAGGGCAGGAGATTTATTGGAATTACCGCGATTTGGAGCCGAAGGAGAGTGCACCGTTATCACGCAGACTGGCACGGGCCTCGGGCTACAAGGCAGTCAAGCTGGGTGGTAGCGATGCAGGGTATAAAGACTGGTTTATTCAAAACTTTCGGAAGCCTGGCTTCACGGTAGAAGTGGGACTCGGCGTTAACCCGCTCCCCATGGATCAATTCGATGATATCTGCGTCGAGGTTGGCATGCTGTTGGCTGAATTATTATCAGGTGGGGAGCGTTGA
- a CDS encoding cytidine deaminase — MMSHTDQFNIEQKLFEEAANFVKHRYPQGWGGAAAIYTEAGSLLISVAPEVINDATHLCMETGAYLEAHKLNERVTHSICVARDDEHSEFKVLTPCGVCQERLFFWGEDVKAAVHDPDGALIYKRLDEIQPYHWTKAYRDK, encoded by the coding sequence ATGATGTCACATACAGATCAATTCAATATCGAACAAAAACTGTTCGAGGAAGCTGCAAACTTTGTCAAACATCGCTACCCTCAAGGGTGGGGCGGCGCAGCTGCCATTTATACTGAAGCTGGCTCGCTGTTAATCAGCGTAGCTCCAGAAGTGATTAATGACGCCACGCACTTATGTATGGAAACAGGAGCCTATCTGGAAGCCCACAAATTAAACGAGCGGGTCACCCACTCGATCTGTGTGGCACGGGACGATGAGCACTCGGAATTCAAGGTCCTCACCCCTTGTGGTGTGTGCCAGGAACGACTGTTTTTCTGGGGAGAAGACGTGAAGGCTGCCGTGCACGATCCGGATGGAGCTTTAATTTATAAGAGATTGGACGAAATCCAGCCTTACCATTGGACCAAGGCATACCGGGATAAGTAA
- a CDS encoding heme biosynthesis protein HemY: MNCKITRNAAKVLKLELDKPENEGKLLRVVITHAHGDHAHYGLDIDTPKENDTVVSTDKEIDVILENDQPLLDGVKIDYLYFPEEGFVITNPSKGNHGDH, translated from the coding sequence ATGAACTGCAAAATTACACGTAATGCCGCGAAAGTATTGAAACTTGAACTGGACAAGCCTGAGAACGAAGGGAAGTTGCTTCGTGTTGTGATCACACATGCACATGGAGATCATGCCCACTACGGACTCGATATTGATACGCCAAAAGAAAATGATACGGTCGTATCTACGGATAAAGAGATCGACGTTATTCTTGAAAATGATCAACCTTTGCTGGATGGCGTTAAAATTGATTACCTTTACTTCCCTGAAGAAGGATTCGTTATTACGAACCCATCCAAAGGCAACCACGGCGACCACTAA
- a CDS encoding adenosylhomocysteinase yields the protein MTLENTTYERIEEGKRSIHWTEMHMPLLGELKSRFAKELPFAGLTIGICIHVEPKTAVLCRTLQAGGANVVLTGSPGTTKDAVAAALQEEGITVYGQRSDKRNEHLQNIHNVLCHQPHLIMDNGADLARTFIQQYDTSSLIGGTEETTTGANLLREETGENIPFPIIVINDSPLKRIMENEHGVGQTIIEGFMRTTNLILPTRRFVIVGYGTCGRGIARYLRNLGSQVVVVESDPIAGLEAALDGFRVARLEDTFAFAQVYITVTGRPNAILKEHFNQMNDGTILANAGHFSWEMDLETLRQDAQHTKQLTADIEQFTLANGRRLMLLTQGEMLNLAGGSGNPAETMDLGLSLQAACLLYLVQQRQHLTLGPQPVPHSVNNTIAGQMLKHLSYKI from the coding sequence ATGACTCTCGAGAACACAACATATGAACGTATTGAAGAAGGAAAACGCAGCATTCACTGGACCGAAATGCATATGCCCCTGCTCGGCGAACTGAAATCCCGTTTTGCCAAAGAGCTTCCTTTTGCTGGCTTAACCATTGGGATTTGTATTCATGTGGAGCCCAAAACAGCTGTGTTATGCCGCACACTCCAGGCAGGTGGAGCCAACGTTGTATTGACGGGCAGCCCCGGCACAACCAAAGACGCCGTCGCAGCAGCTCTGCAGGAAGAAGGCATCACGGTATATGGTCAACGTTCGGACAAACGCAATGAGCATCTGCAAAATATCCACAATGTGCTTTGTCACCAGCCCCATCTCATCATGGATAACGGAGCTGATCTGGCACGCACCTTCATTCAACAGTATGATACTAGCTCTCTGATTGGTGGTACGGAGGAGACAACGACAGGGGCCAATCTGCTGCGTGAAGAGACGGGTGAGAACATTCCTTTCCCGATCATTGTCATTAATGACAGTCCACTCAAACGAATTATGGAAAATGAACACGGTGTCGGACAGACCATTATTGAAGGTTTCATGCGTACTACCAACCTGATTTTGCCCACACGTCGTTTCGTCATTGTAGGGTATGGAACCTGTGGACGAGGCATTGCCAGGTATTTGCGGAATCTGGGCAGCCAGGTCGTCGTTGTAGAAAGCGATCCGATTGCTGGCCTGGAAGCGGCGCTGGATGGGTTCAGAGTGGCACGATTAGAGGATACCTTTGCATTTGCCCAAGTGTACATTACCGTTACTGGTCGTCCTAACGCCATTCTGAAGGAACATTTTAATCAAATGAATGATGGAACGATTCTCGCCAATGCCGGACATTTTTCTTGGGAAATGGATTTGGAAACTCTCCGTCAGGATGCCCAGCATACCAAACAACTGACAGCGGATATCGAACAATTTACATTAGCCAATGGCCGTCGACTCATGTTACTCACGCAAGGCGAGATGCTGAACCTGGCTGGTGGCAGCGGTAACCCTGCCGAAACGATGGATCTGGGCTTGTCCCTGCAAGCCGCCTGCCTGCTATATCTGGTACAGCAGCGCCAACATCTCACCCTCGGACCACAGCCGGTTCCTCATAGCGTTAACAACACCATTGCCGGACAGATGTTAAAGCATTTAAGCTACAAAATCTAA
- a CDS encoding helix-turn-helix domain-containing protein, with protein sequence MPNQPEQHSIQAWSLINRKYLGKGVRVKRFRKPTRCQIRNRVLLAVLMANDIKLSQLAEDLSISSRSVSAWVYEGRIPGSTNLDKACQLLGYPRHILFNEEVVRKSPVICQPEPSRFMKRTVTRSPVSNRILTGLCMVHDLSVTDVSHWIGVHPGTFRKWLHQGTLPSAAFQEQAEQFFRIPKTILFADVILKDRHTN encoded by the coding sequence ATGCCTAATCAACCAGAACAACATTCCATCCAGGCGTGGTCTCTGATCAACCGTAAATATTTGGGAAAAGGCGTCCGTGTTAAACGATTCCGCAAACCGACACGCTGTCAAATCCGTAACCGTGTTCTTCTTGCCGTGCTGATGGCCAATGATATCAAACTGTCCCAGCTCGCAGAGGATCTATCCATCTCTTCACGCAGCGTCAGCGCGTGGGTGTATGAAGGACGGATACCCGGCAGTACCAATTTGGACAAAGCCTGCCAATTGCTCGGCTACCCGCGCCACATTCTGTTTAATGAAGAAGTGGTACGCAAGAGCCCTGTCATTTGTCAGCCCGAGCCTTCCCGCTTTATGAAGCGTACGGTGACCCGTTCTCCGGTTAGCAACCGTATTCTGACAGGCTTGTGTATGGTCCATGATTTGTCGGTGACAGATGTCAGCCACTGGATCGGGGTTCACCCCGGCACTTTCCGCAAATGGCTGCATCAGGGAACGCTGCCTTCTGCTGCGTTTCAGGAACAAGCGGAACAATTTTTCCGCATCCCGAAGACTATTTTGTTCGCAGATGTCATCTTGAAAGATCGCCACACTAACTAA
- a CDS encoding DUF4261 domain-containing protein, with protein MTNEWKEDREVNNETNDIPSGFHPVYMIELLFQERPVIDQGRLQDALSRHTGQVRLDVKQGNAEQHPEMLVFYHLDHKVSFQEGNIPAQTCMLPVTEIVDRGRFGGALQQAWHWPEAGQAMETIQYSIRIHDMFTAAMPRKQRLELFQKTIQAVMEVLPCAALYWYGSDKLVEPEAYVLSQEREEHLYAAMNVRMYQAGGTEEQRQLVMDTVGLSALGVPDVQCHFVGLDPDTVAQTLLGAAYYIFDQGDVLQDGQTLGSSGGRRWRCEHQAALIAPGRYVIDLDPGDEHAAAPLEPARQT; from the coding sequence ATGACAAACGAATGGAAAGAAGATCGAGAAGTAAATAATGAAACGAATGACATACCTTCCGGGTTTCATCCGGTATATATGATTGAGCTGTTATTTCAGGAACGTCCCGTTATAGACCAGGGGCGTTTGCAGGATGCACTTAGCCGCCATACCGGACAAGTCCGCCTTGACGTGAAGCAGGGCAATGCAGAGCAGCATCCTGAAATGCTGGTTTTCTACCATCTGGACCACAAGGTTTCTTTTCAGGAAGGTAATATTCCAGCACAGACTTGTATGCTTCCTGTAACTGAAATAGTAGATCGTGGCCGCTTTGGAGGGGCTTTGCAGCAGGCCTGGCATTGGCCGGAAGCAGGACAAGCTATGGAAACGATCCAATATTCCATCCGTATTCACGATATGTTCACTGCTGCCATGCCGCGCAAACAGCGACTTGAATTATTCCAAAAGACGATTCAGGCTGTTATGGAAGTGTTGCCTTGTGCAGCGTTATACTGGTACGGCAGTGACAAATTAGTGGAACCGGAAGCCTATGTGCTGTCCCAGGAGCGTGAGGAACACCTCTACGCTGCGATGAATGTGCGCATGTATCAGGCTGGGGGCACGGAGGAACAGCGTCAGCTGGTTATGGACACGGTAGGGTTGTCGGCACTTGGTGTGCCTGACGTGCAGTGTCATTTTGTTGGACTCGATCCGGATACGGTTGCCCAGACTTTATTGGGCGCCGCCTATTACATATTTGATCAGGGAGATGTTCTGCAGGATGGACAGACGCTGGGATCTTCCGGCGGACGACGCTGGCGTTGTGAGCATCAGGCGGCGTTGATCGCACCAGGACGATATGTAATTGATCTGGACCCAGGCGATGAACATGCCGCTGCTCCGCTAGAGCCGGCACGGCAGACCTGA